AACAACTCGTATATGCCAGTGCGGCCGCGATAACCAGAACGGTTACAGGCGGCGCAACCTTGCGCCGAGTACAACGTACCGTCGGTCGGAGTCAACCCAAGAGTCCGTAACTGCGCCGCATCGGCGGCGATAGGCTTGCGGCATTCCAGGCAGAGCTTGCGCACCAAACGCTGTGCACCAACGCCGATCAGACTGGAAGCCAACAGAAACGGTTCGACTCCCATGTCAACCAGCCGGGTGACGGCGCTGACCGCATCGTTGGTGTGCAGCGTCGCAAAGACCAAATGGCCCGTCAAGCTTGCCTGAACCGCGATCTGTGCGGTCTCAAGGTCGCGGATCTCGCCGATCATTACAACGTCGGGATCCTGGCGCAGGATGGTGCGCAGCGCGCGCGCGAAGGTCATCTCGATCCGGGAATTGACCTGGGTTTGACTGATGCCGTCGAGGTCATACTCGATCGGGTCTTCGACGGTCATGATATTGAGCGCGGTTGCATCGAGCCGCGACAATGCGGCGTACAGCGTTGTGGTCTTGCCCGAGCCGGTTGGTCCGGTAATCAGGACAATACCGTGCGGTTCCTGAATCAGTCGGTCCATGTGCGCAAGGGTTGAGTCATCCATGCCCAAACGCGTCAGATCGAGACGCCCTGCTTGCTTGTCGAGCAGGCGCAGGACAACTCGCTCGCCGTGCCCGGTAGGAATGGTGGATACGCGCACATCGACAGGTTTGCCGGCTACGCGCAGCGTAATGCGACCGTCCTGCGGCAGGCGCTTTTCGGCGATATCGAGTTGCGCCATGATCTTGATGCGCGAGACGATGGCGGCATGCAGGGCGCGCGCCAGTTCGATCAAGTCGCGCAGAGTTCCGTCGACACGCAGCCGAACCACGGAGCGCGATTCGAAAGGCTCGATATGGATGTCCGAGGCCCGCTCACGCAGTGCCTGGGTAAACAGCGCATTGATCAGGCGTATGACCGGCGCATCGTCCTGGCTCTCGAGCAGATCCTCTATCTTGGGAATTTCTTGCAGCAACCGGGAAAGATCCAGATCTTGTGCAAGATCCCCGGCAAGCGC
This region of Betaproteobacteria bacterium genomic DNA includes:
- the gspE gene encoding type II secretion system ATPase GspE is translated as MIPGTAYKVSYAFAKANGVVVTSLGTDLAEVAVRTDAPPSAIVELRRVLGVPVQARRIGVDEFDELVSTLYDGSEEGGAAALAGDLAQDLDLSRLLQEIPKIEDLLESQDDAPVIRLINALFTQALRERASDIHIEPFESRSVVRLRVDGTLRDLIELARALHAAIVSRIKIMAQLDIAEKRLPQDGRITLRVAGKPVDVRVSTIPTGHGERVVLRLLDKQAGRLDLTRLGMDDSTLAHMDRLIQEPHGIVLITGPTGSGKTTTLYAALSRLDATALNIMTVEDPIEYDLDGISQTQVNSRIEMTFARALRTILRQDPDVVMIGEIRDLETAQIAVQASLTGHLVFATLHTNDAVSAVTRLVDMGVEPFLLASSLIGVGAQRLVRKLCLECRKPIAADAAQLRTLGLTPTDGTLYSAQGCAACNRSGYRGRTGIYELLTVDDDLRRLIHDRASEQTLRTHVVSRGMRSLRDDGMRWAAQGAISLEEVVRVTRE